The nucleotide window CCGGTGGGCTCGACGGCGGAGGTGCACGTACCGGCACCGGCGCGCTCGGCGGTACGCGCTCCGGGCGGCGCGGAATTCGTCCGGGTGGAGCCGGGGTTCGTCGTGTACGAGGTGGGACACGGCGGGTGGGAGTTCGTGGGGCGGGCGGCCGGGTGAACCCTCCGGGCAGTCGCGGGTGCGGGTCACCCACCCGCGACTGCCCACGGGGCGAACTGCCCGGTGGAGGGCGTCAGGAGCTCGGCCCCGTCATCGGTCAGCCCCGGTCCGTCTCCTCGGTGGTCGCGGGCCGCCCGAACCAGCGGCTCGCGGCGTCGGCGCAGTACGCACGCCGCAGGACCGTCGCGTCAGGTTCCGGGGGCCCGCGTCGCTCCGGGTGCCGTGCGGGATTCCAGGTCGTGGCGGGTGTCGTTGCCGTACACGCCCGTCTCGTCGCCCCGGATGCCGTACCAGAGCTGGAAACGCGCCACCGCCGCCGTCAGCGTGGCGTCGTACACGCCGCTGGGCGTTCCCTGGTCGTACACGTCGGGGATACGCAGCAGCCGTTGCTGCAGATCGCTCACCGCCGGCCCGCTGTCGCCCTCGCGCAGGGTGCCGGGGCCGTCCGGGTCGGCGCCCTGCGGCACGGGGGCCGAGGCGGGCGGCGCGGACGACGCGGCCGGGGGCGGCACGTCCGCGGCGCCGGTGGTGTCCCTGTCCCAGGTGAGCAGGAGGGCCGTACCGAATCCCGCCAGCGCGGCGGCCACCGCGGCCGCTCCGAGCGCGGTACGGCGGAACACGGCGCCGGTGCGGCCGTGCGCCGGTCCGCGTCCGGCCGGGCGGCGGCCTCGTGGCGCCGGCCCGGCGTCACGGTCACCCCCGTCCTCGCCCTCGTTCCGGTCCGCGCTCCGGTGCGCGTCCCGGTCCGCGCCTCCGGCGACCGGCGGCAGTTCCTGCGTGTCGTCCTCCACCGGCCTGGACGGTGCGGCGCCCCACGCCTCCGGTACGGCGACGACCTCGTAGTCCTCGTCCGGGTCGCGCTCCTTCTCCTTCTCCTTCTCCTTCTCCTGCACCTGCCGCAGCAGGTCCGCCAACGACCCTGGCTGCCTGCGGCGCAGGACGTGGGTCGGCTCCAGCGCCGAACGACGCGACGGCTCTTGCGGGTCGAACGGTGTCGACACCCTGCTCTCCCTCCGGGCGCTGCTGAGAAGGGCCCTACCGAGAAGGGATACGGGGAGCCCCGCCCGGCGGTTCAACGAGGCGGCGCCGAACAGGCGCACGATGCCGGGCCGTCGCGCGGTGCCCGGCCGCCCCGCGGCGCCGGGCGGTCGGTCCGGGCCAGGTCAGGTCGGTCCGGGCCAGGTCGGGTCGGTCCGGGCCAGGTCGGGTCGGTCCGGTGAACGTGTGTCAGCGGTTCATCAGTGCGAAGACGCCCCAGCCCAAGTACTCGCGCTGATAGCGGACATGGCGCAGCG belongs to Streptomyces sp. V3I8 and includes:
- a CDS encoding peptidoglycan-binding protein gives rise to the protein MSTPFDPQEPSRRSALEPTHVLRRRQPGSLADLLRQVQEKEKEKEKERDPDEDYEVVAVPEAWGAAPSRPVEDDTQELPPVAGGADRDAHRSADRNEGEDGGDRDAGPAPRGRRPAGRGPAHGRTGAVFRRTALGAAAVAAALAGFGTALLLTWDRDTTGAADVPPPAASSAPPASAPVPQGADPDGPGTLREGDSGPAVSDLQQRLLRIPDVYDQGTPSGVYDATLTAAVARFQLWYGIRGDETGVYGNDTRHDLESRTAPGATRAPGT